The Pochonia chlamydosporia 170 chromosome 1, whole genome shotgun sequence genome window below encodes:
- a CDS encoding cyclin (similar to Metarhizium robertsii ARSEF 23 XP_007818452.1), whose product MAIRQLTMDELNRAALDQFVYQPVSREMITFLAEAAHNVITCDSSLMPPSSTKQPQQQLSQQQTLPPTPPRSPGSQAAVAAAAEPVDNTLPTLEEFITQLVVSSNVQVPTLMSTLVYLTRLKSKLQPMARGLRCTTHRIFLASLILAAKYLNDSSPKNKHWANYTHINTDLYSFGFNRTEVNLMEKQLLFLLEWELRISEQDLYRELDSFLEPLRTRIAERHTRKMRHREEKRRQQEVNARYPSPPASRGQSRSRNTSPESARSTSGGSITPPGLTYSSSASSYASSISSSRQQSRSTTPLESNPSPYMYEISQPQDSLYDSPIEIVLEADLAKSAPEPLSSGSRLLPYEISTEQYHQLQDGSAKKRQKRGMWGRLLGGSTVTAR is encoded by the coding sequence ATGGCGATACGACAACTGACCATGGACGAGCTCAACCGGGCCGCCCTTGACCAATTTGTATATCAACCTGTGAGCCGGGAAATGATCACGTTTCTCGCCGAGGCCGCTCACAATGTCATCACATGCGATTCGTCCttgatgccgccaagctCCACGAagcaacctcaacaacaactgTCACAACAACAAACTCTTCCTCCCACACCTCCGAGGAGTCCTGGATCTcaagctgctgttgctgctgccgcgGAACCCGTCGACAATACATTGCCTACACTTGAGGAGTTTATCACACAGCTCGTCGTCTCATCCAATGTTCAGGTCCCGACGCTCATGTCAACACTGGTTTACTTGACTAGACTCAAGTCGAAGCTTCAACCCATGGCCCGTGGCCTGCGATGCACCACTCACcgcatcttcctcgcctcacttatcttggctgccaagtACCTCAACGACAGCTCACCAAAGAATAAGCACTGGGCAAACTACACTCACATCAACACTGATTTGTACAGCTTCGGATTCAACCGCACCGAGGTCAActtgatggagaagcagctACTTTTCCTTCTCGAGTGGGAACTGAGGATTTCTGAGCAAGATTTGTACCGCGAACTGGATTCCTTCCTTGAGCCACTCCGCACTCGAATTGCGGAGAGACACACCAGAAAGATGCGCCATCGCGAGGAGAAGAGACGCCAGCAAGAGGTGAATGCACGCTACCCCAGCCCTCCTGCCTCTCGAGGCCAGTCTCGATCTCGAAATACCAGTCCGGAATCTGCCCGCTCTACCAGCGGTGGTTCCATCACGCCCCCTGGTCTCACTTATAGCAGCTCAGCCAGCTCGTACGCTTCATCCATTTCTTCGAGCCGACAGCAATCTCGGTCCACAACCCCATTGGAGTCGAATCCCTCCCCGTACATGTACGAAATTTCTCAGCCACAGGACAGCCTTTACGATTCCCCCATTGAGATCGTCTTGGAAGCGGACCTTGCCAAATCAGCACCCGAGCCTCTATCCTCGGGCAGCCGCCTGCTTCCGTACGAAATTTCCACAGAACAGtatcaccaactccaagaCGGTTCTGCCAAGAAGCGACAGAAGCGAGGCATGTGGGGACGACTGCTTGGTGGTAGCACTGTTACAGCACGATAG
- a CDS encoding copper resistance-associated P-type ATPase (similar to Aspergillus niger CBS 513.88 XP_001400006.1) produces MAPPKIITTSFLVGNLHCPSCVAVIKNTLEQEYAGRVFWVSPNVVTSVVTVEHEDASADFIRNMGKTLEDVGFEICAVDTTGTIPDELNREVDAEQARTSQDSRRRSSGALDLWWRLWGGRTPPATPNHGKAAAHLDNCDVCKTTAAATAHDNGRTLQEQLTRSMEPPHDAQKMINMAAKTTPIPLEEVVVDDSEAVPDVWRATLSIGGMTCASCSNTITEEIQKFPWVAKIAVNLVANSATVDIKDNSRVQEIVDAIEDLGYDASLDQVVNLGEQKRISASAREVEIQIEGIFCPKCPQRICKTLSNLGSSRLELVQAPTPEKPFLKIRYTPQAPEFTIRQILRAIEATDPSLKATIYHPPTLEERSRAIRAKHQRELFWRMMLTLVLAVPTFVLGIVYMSLVPESDPTRHYLMKPWKSGLSRNAVILCILSTPVYFFAADIFHVRAIKEIRTMWRPGSRTPLIERFYKFGSMNMLMSLGTTIAYVSSVAEMIAAAAKHDDHVPDNRFYFDSVVFLTLFLLAGRLIEAYSKSKTGDAVGALAKLRPTTASLIEKDQVRGPITTTTPIDQLEYGDVIRVPHGASPATDGIIITGDTNFDESSLTGESRLIKKSAGDEVFAGTVNKGDSITIRVTGTSGKSMLDQIVEVVREGQTKRAPMEQIADIMTSYFVPVITLIAVITWVVWLSLALTDHISDEELDSAGGPAAFAFQFSIAVFVVACPCGLALAAPTAIFVGGGIAAKHGILAKGGGEAFEKASKIDCVVFDKTGTLTEGGEPKITDSELFPDQAVKGLDKQALLSGLKAVEEQSSHPIAKAIVNFCGNNVASAELDKIQELPGRGIKASYKDKPFDIAVGNEHLMRDLSVTLTQTVVGRLQSWKREAKSVAVVAVKSQEEQSSWTLAAILSISDPVRREAVAVVKSLRARGTQVWMLSGDNVTTAKAVARRVGIEDTNVLAEVLPSEKAERVRYLQATLHSDRRVRRRHGYSTRRAMVAMVGDGINDSPALTTADVGIAIGSGSDVAISSADFVLASSSLGAVLTLLDLSRTVFRRIKINFGWAVVYNLLAVPIAAGCLYAIKTSSGAHVRLDPVWAALAMALSSISVVLSSLSLKARVPGVGFRHSPVVVE; encoded by the coding sequence ATGGCGCCGCCAAAGATTATCACCACATCCTTCCTTGTGGGCAACctgcattgtccatcatgCGTTGCCGTGATCAAGAATACCTTGGAGCAGGAATATGCTGGCAGGGTCTTTTGGGTATCCCCTAACGTCGTCACCTCTGTGGTTACCGTCGAACACGAGGATGCAAGTGCCGACTTTATTCGCAACATGGGCAAAACGCTGGAAGATGTTGGCTTCGAGATCTGTGCTGTCGATACCACAGGAACCATTCCTGACGAGTTAAATCGAGAAGTGGATGCCGAACAGGCAAGAACAAGTCAGGATAGTCGTCGCAGAAGCAGTGGTGCTCTTGATCTTTGGTGGAGGTTATGGGGAGGTAGAACGCCTCCTGCAACACCGAATCATGGCAAAGCGGCGGCGCATTTGGACAACTGTGATGTCTGTAAAACGACAGCGGCAGCCACGGCTCATGATAATGGACGTACTTTGCAGGAACAACTCACTCGCAGCATGGAACCCCCACACGATGCTCAGAAAATGAtcaacatggccgccaagaCAACTCCCATACCCCttgaggaggtggtggtggatgattCGGAAGCTGTCCCAGATGTATGGCGGGCAACATTATCTATCGGCGGCATGACCTGTGCGTCCTGCTCAAACACCATCACAGAAGAGATTCAGAAGTTTCCTTGGGTTGCCAAGATTGCAGTCAACCTCGTGGCAAACAGTGCTACTGTTgacatcaaagacaacagtCGAGTTCAGGAaattgttgatgccattgagGACCTTGGCTACGATGCTTCCCTTGACCAAGTGGTAAATCTGGGAGAGCAGAAGCGCATCTCCGCGTCTGCTCGGGAAGTAGAAATCCAAATCGAGGGTATATTTTGCCCAAAATGTCCACAGCGCATCTGTAAAACACTGAGCAATCTCGGTTCCTCCCGGCTCGAACTCGTCCAGGCGCCGACACCAGAGAAGCCCTTTCTTAAAATTAGATATACCCCCCAGGCACCTGAATTCACCATTCGACAAATCTTACGGGCCATCGAGGCAACAGATCCTTCGTTGAAGGCCACCATATACCACCCGCCGACATTGGAAGAACGATCCAGGGCTATCCGAGCCAAGCATCAGCGCGAGCTATTCTGGCGCATGATGTTGACCCTTGTCCTGGCAGTTCCGACATTTGTGCTTGGAATAGTCTACATGAGCTTGGTGCCAGAATCTGATCCTACAAGACATTATCTCATGAAGCCCTGGAAATCCGGCTTGAGTCGAAATGCGGTTATTCTTTGCATACTCTCGACTCCAGTGTATTTCTTCGCGGCGGATATTTTCCACGTTCGAGCCATAAAAGAAATTCGCACCATGTGGCGACCCGGCAGCCGTACGCCACTTATCGAAAGGTTCTACAAGTTTGGCAGTATGAACATGCTCATGAGTCTCGGCACGACCATCGCCTATGTTTCGTCTGTGGCAGAAATGattgcggcggcggcaaagcaTGACGACCACGTCCCCGACAACCGATTCTATTTCGATTCGGTCGTCTTCCTGACCCTGTTCCTTTTAGCAGGACGGCTTATAGAAGCGTACAGCAAGTCCAAGACCGGCGATGCTGTTGGTGCGCTGGCCAAGCTTCGCCCTACCACTGCCTCGTTGATTGAGAAGGACCAAGTCAGAGGCCCGATCACAACGACAACGCCGATCGACCAGCTCGAATACGGAGATGTAATCCGAGTTCCTCACGGTGCCTCACCAGCAACggatggcatcatcatcactggTGAcaccaactttgacgagTCCAGTCTCACAGGAGAGTCGCGCCTAATCAAGAAGTCAGCAGGTGATGAAGTGTTTGCAGGCACGGTGAACAAGGGAGATTCCATCACGATTAGGGTGACTGGTACGTCTGGAAAGTCCATGCTCGACCAAATTGTCGAGGTTGTTCGCGAGGGTCAGACCAAGCGAGCTCCCATGGAGCAGATTGCAGATATTATGACTTCATACTTTGTTCCAGTTATTACCCTTATTGCGGTCATTACGTGGGTTGTGTGGCTCTCCTTAGCTCTCACTGATCACATCTCAGATGAGGAACTCGACTCTGCGGGTGGTCCTGCTGCCTTTGCATTTCAGTTCTCCATTGCAGTGTTTGTCGTTGCATGCCCTTGCGGCCTGGCGCTAGCTGCTCCCACAGCCATCTTTGTTGGCGGAGGTATTGCGGCGAAGCATGGTATTTTGGCAAAGGGTGGCGGCGAAGCGTTTGAAAAGGCTAGCAAAATCGACTGCGTTGTATTTGACAAGACGGGCACCCTCACGGAGGGCGGAGAACCCAAGATCACAGATTCCGAGTTGTTCCCAGACCAAGCTGTCAAGGGTCTCGACAAGCAGGCATTGCTCTCTGGGCTAAAAGCAGTCGAGGAACAGAGCAGTCACCCGATTGCCAAAGCCATTGTCAATTTCTGCGGCAACAACGTAGCATCTGCTGAACTGGATAAAATCCAAGAGCTTCCCGGGCGAGGAATCAAGGCGTCTTACAAGGATAAGCCGTTTGACATCGCCGTCGGTAACGAGCATCTCATGCGAGATCTTTCCGTGACTTTGACTCAGACTGTTGTCGGCCGTCTACAAAGCTGGAAACGCGAAGCAAAGTCAGTGGCAGTCGTGGCAGTCAAGTCCCAGGAGGAGCAAAGCTCATGGACCTTGGCCGCCATTCTATCCATCTCTGACCCCGTTCGGCGAGAGGCCGTGGCCGTTGTCAAGTCCCTTCGAGCGCGAGGAACACAGGTCTGGATGCTTTCCGGCGACAACGTCACAACCGCCAAAGCCGTCGCCCGACGAGTAGGCATCGAGGACACCAACGTCCTGGCAGAAGTTCTCCCGTCCGAAAAAGCCGAAAGAGTACGCTACCTGCAAGCGACGCTGCACTCCGACAGGAGAGTCCGTCGACGCCACGGGTATAGCACACGCAGGGCCatggtggccatggttggtgatggaatcAACGATTCCCCCGCGCTGACAACGGCGGACGTGGGCATCGCCATCGGTTCAGGCAGCGACGTCGCCATTTCCAGCGCCGACTTTGTGCTCGCTTCGTCGAGCCTGGGTGCCGTGCTGACGCTCCTGGATCTCAGCCGCACCGTCTTTCGCCGCATCAAGATTAATTTTGGCTGGGCCGTGGTTTACAATTTGCTGGCGGTGCCCATCGCAGCAGGGTGCTTGTACGCCATCAAGACCAGTTCCGGCGCTCACGTAAGGCTTGATCCTGTTTGGGCGGcactggccatggccctgtCGAGCATCAGCGTTGTGTTGAGCAGCCTCAGTTTGAAGGCTCGCGTGCCGGGCGTAGGGTTTCGACACAGCCCTGTCGTGGTGGAATAA
- a CDS encoding excitatory amino acid transporter 2 (similar to Moniliophthora roreri MCA 2997 XP_007847428.1), which yields MTGEDQNMDVHQAPSARINSEPVPAGPRALKVKWWNSIKERGSLTQIVIAATLASVIGLIVTTTPVKRLPNSRLTPRRLPPATGLVLLMGQLWLRALNAIGVPLIICSMILAIQRLKEVATGRRSLALCTVGYFIWTTLSAIILSCIMVSMVWSPMFATASGQMLEIEDAAKASNMDGTRVWEAIAQIFESIVPKNIFGVLVNDELVAILCTSLIVGCLLPGSDSSLLRAVVEIEHIVSIVLTELIKLAPIGIFFLILGHMFEMHTSGLSTAASLKLVYLLIGSTVANMALHLFVVLPIVVIALTRMNPYWYWLKIVSAWDTALNTASSSATLPVTLRCGRVRGIPNTICKFALPLGCLVNMNGTAIYLPIAVVFLARAQGVSLHAVDYVLLCLKTTLSSIGTPPVPSASLALISVIASSVGVPATGMFSVLAILDWFLDRLRTVLNVSGDLFGAMVIHKITKIEDSAEEPIEMSGAGTHEAADSV from the exons ATGACGGGCGAAGACCAGAACATGGATGTACACCAGGCACCGTCTGCAAGGATCAACTCGGAGCCAGTTCCTGCCGGGCCTAGAGCATTAAAAGTGAAATGGTGGAACTCCATTAAAGAGCGAGGCTCATTGACCCAGATCGTGATAGCTGCCACACTCGCCAGTGTTATTGGCCTCATCGTCACGACGACACCGGTCAAACGCCTTCCGAACAGCCGCCTAACACCAAGACGTCTTCCACCAGCAACAGGTCTCGTTCTGCTTATGGGCCAGCTATGGTTGAGGGCACTCAACGCTATTG GTGTGCCCTTGATCATTTGTTCCATGATTTTGGCCATTCAAAGGCTGAAAGAAGTCGCCACAGGCAGGAGATCTCTAGCTCTATGCACAGTTGGGTACTTCATCTGGACCACTCTCAGTGCTATTATCCTGAGTTGTATCATGGTTTCCATGGTATGGAGCCCAATGTTCGCCACTGCCAGTGGCCAAATGCTGGAAATAGAAGACGCTGCAAAGGCTTCGAACATGGATGGCACTCGTGTTTGGGAGGCCATAGCGCAAATTTTCGAGTCCATTGTCCCCAAAAACATCTTCGGAGTCCTGGTCAATGACGAGCTTGTTGCTATCCTATGTACTTCCCTCATTGTTGGGTGTTTACTGCCTGGTAGCGACTCGTCTCTTCTCCGAGCAGTGGTTGAGATAGAGCATATCGTCTCCATTGTCCTTACAGAGCTAATCAAGCTCGCCCCTATTGGCATCTTTTTCTTGATCCTTGGTCACATGTTCGAAATGCACACATCCGGATTGAGCACGGCGGCTTCTCTGAAGCTTGTGTATCTTCTTATTGGCAGCACGGTGGCTAACATGGCACTACACCTATTCGTTGTTTTACCCATTGTCGTCATCGCTCTTACCAGGATGAACCCTTACTGGTAttggttgaagattgtgTCGGCTTGGGATACCGCTTTGAATACCGCCTCCTCTTCCGCCACGTTGCCAGTGACTCTTCGCTGTGGTCGTGTCCGCGGTATTCCAAACACTATTTGCAAATTTGCACTTCCGTTGGGTTGTCTCGTCAATATGAACGG CACGGCGATATACTTGCCCATTGCGGTAGTCTTTCTAGCACGAGCGCAAGGAGTTAGCCTACATGCTGTTGACTACGTTTTACTTTGTTTAAAGACTACTCTGTCGTCTATTGGAACTCCGCCCGTTCCGTCTGCGTCTCTTGCCTTGATATCGGTGATTGCAAGTTCGGTTGGTGTCCCCGCCACCGGCATGTTCTCTGTGCTTGCAATATTGGATTGGTTCTTGGACCGTCTCAGAACGGTGCTCAACGTATCGGGCGATTTGTTTGGGGCAATGGTGATACACAAGATTACAAAGATTGAGGATTCTGCTGAGGAACCCATTGAGATGTCGGGTGCCGGGACGCATGAGGCCGCCGACAGTGTGTGA
- a CDS encoding sulfite reductase flavoprotein component (similar to Coccidioides immitis RS XP_001247560.1), which translates to MHSQPQESSGGAAAPQKTNSSDFEMLSSTLPFGQSVPLDTISGTTYVTAQLLVQQIAYKLSDKIFSYSPETFDLDIAAKNWAAKQNTNIHGYTPQVLPLQTRTGAGSLALGYIFSPDFDVSKRHIPQTLLAPSGSLQQLRGTLDQLSLLYSVSSPFVAHIAAADYTDLDGLVPNYDTVLRLVEDLGLGLVGSSSTYEAQHMSLFSTLLATVLPTLHVYDGIRVARETLRVADALSESGVADLYNKLVAEASKLNTHLDNAGKVVDLLKLFNDELGTVYQPFEYHGHETPDVVLVAFGSVETQVAKQTLNKIAGEGAKVGVINVRVYRPFIEEEFLKAIPASTRAIAVLGQVRDRVAVEDDATQSALYGDVLTAITFSGKFDEEPKVLDIKYTPSQTLTPQGLANTLHKVFGNEDEAKPLPSLVNAEQYTFWDVDNSAALNSPAIIGNILSKQSTTNVYVHATYDNLTQGGVVRTDVRASKKALEAPYDVYEADVVVVGDDRILKEVDVVESVADGGKIILKLPNFKVEDVEKRLSVAFRKAVQEKDIQLFALDTSFSPAFEKDAQSKLLLELAFLKIAQPALSPETIGKLVLVEGHPPTLEECVEAVNQCLSKIEVPATWAEVEADFQAPQLPISLQSNSFVSFQKEEVEEVLELGDWQAAAKGLVFKEAYETQTALRPDLPVKTATISVKENRRLTPSDYDRNIFHIEFDLGDSGLTYKIGEALGVHAENDEEEVARFIQSYGLNPAELVRVPAREDPEALEIRTVHQALIQNVDILGKPPKRFYEALAEFATDETEQKKLEALGTSAGAEEFKRRSEVDMLTYVDILDEFKSARPGFNDLIKIVSPLKRREYSIASAQAVTPNSVALMIVVVDWVDTKGRTRYGHASHYLSRLQPGAIVTASVKPSVMKLPTNDTAPLIMAGLGTGLAPFRAFVQYRAMQKAQGKDIGAILLYLGSRHQREEYLYGEEWEAYLAAGVVTLVGAAFSRDQPQKIYIQDRMRQTLGDIAKAYIQDQGSFYLCGPTWPVPDVTKVLEEAIAADAKANGKKIDPKKEIEKLKEEGRYVLEVY; encoded by the coding sequence ATGCATTCGCAACCTCAAGAATCAAGTGGCGGAGCCGCTGCTCCCCAAAAGACCAACTCTTCTGACTTCGAGATGCTCTCATCGACATTGCCGTTTGGCCAGTCTGTTCCTTTGGACACCATCTCTGGCACTACCTACGTGACTGCCCAGCTCCTCGTCCAGCAAATCGCGTACAAGTTGTCCGACAAGATCTTCTCTTACTCCCCCGAGACTTTCGACCTCGACATTGCAGCCAAGAACTGGGCTGCTAAGCAGAACACCAACATCCATGGATATACTCCTCAGGTTCTTCCTCTCCAGACCAGAACCGGTGCTGGCTCCTTGGCGTTGGGATACATCTTTTCTCCCGACTTTGACGTTTCTAAGAGACATATTCCTCAGACTCTGCTGGCTCCCTCTGGCAGTCTTCAGCAACTAAGAGGCACTCTGGACCAGTTGTCTCTTTTGTACAGCGTTTCCAGCCCGTTTGTCGCCCACATCGCCGCGGCTGATTACACAGACTTGGATGGCCTCGTCCCCAACTACGATACGGTTTTGAGATTGGTGGAGGATCTTGGGCTGGGTCTCGTCGGCAGCTCTTCTACATACGAGGCTCAACATATGTCGTTGTTCTCGACTCTCCTCGCCACTGTTCTTCCCACTCTGCACGTATACGATGGTATCCGTGTCGCAAGAGAGACTCTCCGGGTCGCTGATGCCTTGAGCGAGTCTGGTGTCGCCGACCTGTACAACAAGCTTGTTGCTGAAGccagcaagctcaacacACACCTTGACAACGCCGGCAAGGTTGTCGACCTCTTGAAGCTTTTCAATGATGAGCTGGGAACAGTCTACCAGCCGTTCGAATACCACGGGCACGAGACCCCTGATGTCGTTCTCGTCGCTTTCGGCAGCGTTGAGACCCAAGTTGCCAAGCAAACCCTGAATAAAATTGCTGGTGAAGGCGCCAAGGTCGGTGTCATCAATGTCCGCGTCTACCGGCCATTCATCGAAGAGGAGTTCCTCAAGGCCATCCCAGCTTCCACGCGGGCCATTGCTGTTCTGGGCCAGGTTCGTGACCGTGTTgccgttgaagatgacgcTACCCAGTCTGCTCTGTACGGAGATGTTTTGACTGCTATTACCTTCTCCGGCAAGTTCGACGAAGAACCCAAGGTTCTTGATATCAAGTACACTCCTTCTCAGACCCTGACTCCCCAGGGCCTAGCCAACACTCTCCACAAGGTGTTTGGCAACGAGGACGAAGCCAAacctcttccttctcttgTGAATGCTGAACAGTACACTTTCTGGGACGTCGACAACTCAGCTGCTCTCAACTCTCCTGCCATTATTGGGAACATTCTCTCCAAGCAGTCCACGACCAATGTCTATGTTCACGCCACATATGATAATCTCACCCAGGGCGGTGTTGTTCGCACAGATGTCCGCGCTTCCAAGAAGGCTCTGGAGGCTCCCTACGATGTTTACGAGGctgatgttgtggttgttggcgaCGACCGAATCCTCAAGGAGGTCGATGTTGTGGAGAGCGTCGCAGATGGAGGCAAGATTATCCTCAAGCTGCCCAACTTCAAGGTTGAAGACGTCGAAAAGCGTCTGTCCGTTGCTTTCCGCAAGGCCGTGCAGGAGAAGGACATCCAGCTCTTCGCCTTGGACACATCCTTCTCCCCTGCTTTCGAAAAGGATGCCCAGTCAAAATTGCTTCTCGAATTGGCCTTCCTCAAGATTGCCCAGCCCGCGCTCTCTCCCGAAACCATTGGCAAGCTCGTGCTCGTTGAAGGCCACCCTCCTACATTGGAAGAGTGTGTCGAGGCCGTCAATCAGTGCCTCAGCAAGATCGAAGTGCCAGCTACTTGGGCAGAAGTCGAGGCCGACTTCCAGGCGCCCCAGCTTCCCATCTCCCTGCAGTCCAACAGTTTCGTCTCCTTccagaaagaagaagtcgaggaGGTTCTGGAGCTCGGTGACTGGCAAGCCGCTGCCAAGGGCCTCGTCTTCAAGGAAGCCTACGAGACGCAAACTGCTCTCCGACCCGACTTACCTGTCAAGACAGCTACCATCAGTGTCAAGGAGAACCGCCGCCTCACGCCTTCTGACTATGACCGAAACATCTTCCACATTGAGTTTGATCTTGGCGATTCTGGTCTCACTTACAAGATTGGTGAAGCTCTTGGTGTTCACGCCGAAAacgatgaggaggaagtggcTCGGTTTATCCAGTCCTATGGCCTCAACCCAGCTGAGCTGGTCCGCGTGCCTGCTCGTGAGGATCCGGAAGCTCTCGAGATCCGCACTGTTCACCAGGCTCTGATTCAAAATGTCGACATTCTTGGCAAGCCCCCGAAGCGTTTCTACGAGGCGCTCGCCGAGTTCGCTACCGACGAGACTGAacagaagaagctcgaggcgTTGGGCACCTCTGCCGGCGCCGAGGAGTTCAAGCGCCGCTCCGAAGTCGACATGCTCACATATGTTGATATCCTTGACGAATTCAAGTCAGCCCGCCCTGGCTTCAACGACCTCATCAAGATTGTCAGCCCCCTCAAGCGCCGCGAGTACTCCATTGCCTCTGCACAGGCCGTAACGCCCAACTCGGTGGCCCTCATgatcgtcgtcgtcgactgGGTCGACACCAAGGGTCGCACTCGATACGGCCATGCCTCACACTATCTTAGCCGTCTGCAGCCCGGTGCGATCGTGACCGCCTCCGTCAAGCCTTCAGTCATGAAGCTCCCTACCAACGACACGGCGCCGCTCATCATGGCTGGTCTCGGTACGGGTCTGGCTCCCTTCCGCGCATTCGTCCAGTATCGCGCTATGCAAAAGGCCCAGGGCAAGGACATTGGCGCCATCCTCTTGTATCTCGGCTCGCGACACCAGCGGGAAGAGTACCTCTACGGCGAGGAGTGGGAGGCGTATCTCGCGGCTGGTGTGGTCACTCTCGTTGGCGCTGCCTTCTCTCGCGACCAGCCTCAGAAGATTTACATCCAGGACAGAATGCGCCAGACTCTCGGCGATATTGCCAAGGCGTACATCCAGGACCAGGGCAGCTTCTACCTCTGCGGTCCTACCTGGCCTGTTCCCGATGTGACCAAGGTTCTGGAGGAGGCTATTGCTGCAGATGCAAAGGCTAATGGGAAGAAGATTGACCCTaagaaggagattgagaagttgaaggaggagggcCGATATGTCCTTGAGGTTTACTAA
- a CDS encoding sarcosine oxidase (similar to Cordyceps militaris CM01 XP_006669722.1): MTSYLIIGAGNFGAATALTLAKREGTTKVTLVDTTQFPNPRAASHDVNKIVRDDYPDKLYMQMLKKAMPMWRDHELYKTWYHEVGMLRADPSDFGGESIAAYKAMGIKNDSHFLTVDEVRRRWNGSFATANFDGLEKILFNPTVGFAEADKALGAVVQAAVDQGVEYVLGVMTKLIIGTSGECTGVTLQSGETLHADKILLATGARTAALLAQSAPENQQLHAGDRLLATGAVSFYAKVHGAQKEKLSPIPVLKNCLPQVKGEGMSILADGTIKFNCDMCFTNYVDCPFTGQRLSMAPNENVFNHWTGPKFIKFFQERARKTLDGLYGKEVEDVAIDAYRMCWDASTPTHDFLITPHPHSQGLYVATGGSFHGWKFLPVIGDYIADMMQGSLEAEFADRWAWDKKGGDGHSANPTYQIVGDLQDWIA, from the exons ATGACGTCCTACCTCATCATCGGTGCCGGCAACTTCGGTGCCGCCacggcattgacattggccaAAAGGGAAGGAACAACCAAGGTCACTCTTGTTGATACCACTCAGTTCCCCAATCCTCGCGCCGCCTCGCACGACGTCAACAAGATTGTTCGCGATGACTATCCCGACAAGCTATACAtgcaaatgttgaagaaggccatgCCTATGTGGCGAGACCACGAGCTGTACAAGACTTGGTACCACGAAGTGGGCATGCTGAGAGCTGATCCTTCCGACTTTGGAGGCGAGAGCATTGCTGCATACAAGGCCATGGGTATCAAAAACGACTCACACTTCCTCACCGTCGACGAAGTACGCCGACGATGGAACGGTTCTTTCGCCACTGCCAACTTTGACGGCTTGGAAAAGATCCTCTTCAATCCGACAGTCGGCTTTGCTGAGGCAGACAAGGCCCTCGGAGCGGTAGTCCAAGCCGCCGTTGACCAGGGCGTTGAATATGTCCTGGGCGTTATGACGAAGCTCATCATTGGCACCTCTGGTGAGTGCACGGGAGTCACACTGCAGTCTGGGGAGACTCTGCATGCCGACAAAATCCTGCTTGCCACGGGGGCACGCACCGCAGCCTTGTTGGCACAGAGTGCGCCTGAGAACCAACAGCTTCACGCTGGTGACAGGCTCCTGGCAACTGGTGCCGTGAGCTTCTATGCCAAGGTCCACGGTGCCCAGAAGGAGAAGTTGTCGCCTATTCCCGTGTTGAAGAATTGCTTGCCTCAAGTAAAAG GCGAAGGAATGTCGATTCTTGCAGATGGCACCATCAAATTCAATTGCGACATGTGCTTTACCAACTACGTTGATTGCCCCTTCACCGGTCAGCGTTTATCCATGGCCCCCAATGAAAACGTATTCAACCACTGGACCGGAcccaagttcatcaagtTCTTTCAGGAGCGTGCAAGAAAGACTCTGGATGGTCTTTACGgcaaggaggtggaggatgtCGCTATTGACGCCTATCGCATGTGCTG GGAcgcatcaactccaacacacGACTTCCTGATCACACCGCATCCGCATAGCCAAGGTCTCTACGTGGCAACTGGCGGCTCGTTCCATGGCTGGAAGTTCTTGCCAGTAATTGGCGACTACATTGCCGACATGATGCAAGGCAGCCTTGAGGCCGAGTTCGCTGATCGTTGGGCTTGGGACAAGAAAGGCGGTGATGGCCACTCAGCCAATCCGACATACCAGATCGTTGGCGACCTGCAGGACTGGATCGCGTGA